One window of Bacteroides sp. AN502(2024) genomic DNA carries:
- a CDS encoding DUF3316 domain-containing protein: MKKKRIYLGLAGCILFALCTRLHAQIDSLQTHRYVTRATMYGVGFTNVFDTYLSPQEYKGIDFRVSRELIRMTKLFDGNVSMQNFCQADIGYTHNRADNNNTFSGLVNWNFGLHYQFRLTEKFKLLAGGLIDANGGFVYNLRNTNNPASARAYVNLDASGMAIWHLKIKRYPIMLRYQVNLPVMGVMFSPHYGQSYYEIFSLGNSSGVVKFTSLHNQPSLRQMLSVDLPIGYAKMRFSYLADLQQSNVNNIKTHTYSHVFMVGFVRNLYRIRNKK, encoded by the coding sequence ATGAAAAAAAAACGAATATACCTGGGGCTGGCAGGTTGCATTCTGTTCGCCCTTTGCACAAGATTACATGCACAAATCGACAGTCTGCAAACTCATCGTTATGTAACACGTGCCACCATGTATGGTGTTGGATTTACCAACGTATTCGACACCTATCTTTCACCGCAGGAATATAAAGGAATCGATTTCCGTGTTTCCCGCGAGTTGATTCGGATGACCAAACTGTTCGATGGGAATGTATCTATGCAAAATTTCTGTCAGGCAGATATAGGTTATACACACAACCGAGCAGACAATAACAACACTTTCTCCGGATTGGTGAACTGGAATTTCGGATTACACTACCAATTCCGCCTGACAGAGAAATTCAAGTTATTGGCAGGAGGCTTGATTGACGCCAACGGTGGCTTTGTCTACAATCTCCGGAACACCAACAATCCGGCATCCGCACGGGCCTATGTCAATCTGGATGCCTCTGGAATGGCTATCTGGCACCTGAAAATCAAACGGTATCCGATAATGTTACGCTATCAGGTCAATCTACCGGTTATGGGAGTGATGTTCTCTCCGCACTACGGACAATCTTATTACGAGATATTCTCTTTGGGGAATTCGAGTGGAGTGGTAAAATTCACTTCCCTGCACAATCAACCTTCGCTGCGACAGATGCTCTCTGTCGACCTGCCGATAGGATATGCTAAAATGCGCTTCAGCTACCTGGCTGATTTGCAACAATCCAACGTTAACAATATCAAGACACATACCTACTCACACGTATTTATGGTGGGATTTGTGAGAAACCTATACCGCATCCGAAATAAGAAATGA
- a CDS encoding S41 family peptidase, with product MRNKIRQILWLCCCLPILAGCIKEDTYANDPQGNFEQLWKIIDEQYCFLDTKGIDWDAVHDQYSKLINPTISNDDLFDILSNMLYVLKDGHVNLSSAKRTSFYDEWYQGYDWNYREDILYQTYLGSASKGYYTSAGLKYKIFDNNIGYIRYESFSSGVGDGNLDEVLLYLATCNGLIIDVRDNGGGNLTNSTRIAARFTNEKILTGYIQHKTGPGHNDFSKMKPIYLEPSNSIRWQKKVVILTNRRCYSATNDFVNAMRSINKENDNIEDKKIVQIGDRTGGGSGLPFSSELPNGWSLRFSASPHFDRNKQPLEEGIEPDIKINISESDQLEGKDTLIEEAFKFLSK from the coding sequence ATGAGAAATAAGATTAGACAAATACTCTGGTTGTGCTGCTGCCTTCCGATACTGGCCGGTTGCATCAAAGAAGACACATACGCCAATGATCCTCAAGGTAACTTCGAGCAACTATGGAAGATCATCGACGAGCAGTATTGCTTTCTGGATACAAAAGGAATTGACTGGGATGCCGTTCATGACCAATATAGCAAACTGATAAATCCGACAATATCCAACGATGACCTGTTCGACATCCTAAGCAATATGCTATATGTCCTGAAAGACGGGCATGTCAATCTTTCATCCGCTAAGCGTACTTCTTTCTACGATGAATGGTATCAGGGGTACGACTGGAATTACCGGGAGGACATTCTCTACCAGACTTACTTAGGTAGCGCCAGTAAAGGCTATTACACATCCGCCGGCCTGAAATATAAGATATTTGATAATAACATAGGATATATCCGTTACGAAAGTTTCAGCTCCGGAGTGGGTGATGGCAATCTGGATGAAGTTCTGCTCTATCTGGCCACCTGCAATGGACTTATCATCGACGTACGTGACAATGGAGGCGGGAATCTGACCAATTCTACCCGCATTGCCGCTCGGTTCACCAACGAAAAAATACTTACCGGATATATACAGCATAAAACCGGACCGGGACATAATGATTTTTCCAAGATGAAGCCGATCTATTTGGAGCCATCAAACAGTATCAGATGGCAGAAAAAAGTAGTCATATTAACCAATCGCCGATGTTATAGTGCTACCAACGATTTTGTCAATGCCATGCGCAGTATAAACAAGGAAAACGACAACATCGAAGACAAGAAAATAGTTCAAATAGGCGACCGGACCGGAGGCGGTTCGGGACTTCCTTTCTCCTCGGAACTACCCAATGGATGGAGCCTCCGTTTTTCTGCCAGCCCGCATTTCGACAGAAACAAACAACCGCTGGAAGAAGGTATAGAGCCAGACATTAAAATTAATATATCTGAATCCGACCAACTTGAAGGCAAAGACACTCTGATTGAAGAAGCATTTAAATTCCTAAGTAAATAA
- a CDS encoding alpha-L-fucosidase encodes MKGTKRIITLFALITAISFLSSAQEIKKEIPLKYGATNEGKRQDPAMQKFRDNRLGAFIHWGLYAIPGGEWNGKVYGGAAEWLKSWAKVPSDEWMKLMDQWNPTKFDAKKWAKMAKKMGVKYVKITTKHHEGFCLWPSKYSKYTVANTPYKKDVLGEMVKAYNDEGIDVHFYFSVMDWSHPDYRYSIKSAEDSIAFSRFLEFTDNQLKELATRYPTVKDFWFDGTWDTSIKKNGWWTAHAEQMLKEMLPGVTINSRLRADDKGKRHFDSNGRLMGDYESGYERRLPDPVKDLKVTQWDWEACMTVPENQWGYHKDWSLSYVKTPIEVIERIVHAVSMGGNMVVNFGPQADGDFRPEEKELAEAIGKWMSRYGKAVYACDYAGFDKQGWGYYTRGKNGEVYMIVFNQPYSGRLTVKTPKGISVEKASLLGTGEEIQVVETTRNEYNVSVPEKNPGEPYVILLKVRAAKGTKGIYRDALT; translated from the coding sequence ATGAAAGGCACAAAAAGAATTATTACATTATTCGCACTAATTACTGCCATCTCCTTTTTATCTTCCGCTCAGGAAATAAAAAAAGAGATACCTTTAAAATATGGAGCTACCAATGAAGGTAAACGACAAGATCCGGCCATGCAAAAATTCCGTGATAACCGTTTGGGAGCTTTCATTCATTGGGGATTGTATGCTATTCCAGGTGGCGAATGGAACGGGAAAGTATATGGAGGGGCAGCCGAATGGTTGAAAAGTTGGGCAAAAGTACCTTCTGACGAGTGGATGAAATTGATGGATCAATGGAACCCGACCAAGTTTGACGCAAAGAAATGGGCGAAGATGGCCAAGAAAATGGGAGTCAAATATGTAAAGATAACAACCAAACACCACGAAGGATTCTGTTTGTGGCCGAGCAAATACTCTAAATATACGGTAGCAAACACTCCTTATAAAAAAGATGTGCTGGGTGAAATGGTGAAGGCCTACAATGATGAAGGCATTGATGTACACTTCTATTTCTCGGTCATGGACTGGAGTCATCCGGATTATCGTTATAGCATCAAATCAGCGGAAGATAGTATTGCATTCAGCCGCTTTCTGGAGTTTACGGATAATCAGTTGAAAGAATTGGCTACACGCTATCCGACGGTGAAAGATTTCTGGTTTGACGGTACATGGGATACCAGTATCAAGAAGAATGGTTGGTGGACAGCTCATGCAGAACAGATGTTGAAAGAAATGCTTCCGGGCGTTACTATCAATAGCCGTTTGCGTGCCGATGATAAAGGGAAGCGCCATTTCGACAGCAACGGTCGCCTGATGGGAGACTATGAGTCCGGTTATGAACGCCGGTTGCCTGATCCGGTGAAGGATTTGAAAGTCACTCAATGGGACTGGGAGGCTTGTATGACGGTTCCTGAAAATCAATGGGGATACCACAAAGATTGGTCATTGAGTTATGTAAAGACTCCGATAGAGGTGATTGAGCGTATAGTACATGCTGTTTCCATGGGCGGAAATATGGTTGTGAATTTTGGTCCGCAGGCAGATGGGGACTTCCGTCCGGAAGAAAAAGAGTTGGCTGAGGCTATCGGTAAGTGGATGAGTCGTTATGGTAAAGCTGTCTATGCCTGTGACTATGCAGGATTTGACAAGCAAGGCTGGGGATATTACACACGCGGCAAAAATGGCGAAGTGTATATGATCGTATTTAATCAGCCATATAGCGGTCGTCTGACAGTGAAGACTCCGAAAGGCATCTCGGTTGAAAAGGCTTCTTTATTAGGCACCGGCGAAGAGATTCAAGTTGTCGAGACAACCCGTAACGAGTATAATGTATCTGTACCTGAGAAAAATCCGGGTGAGCCCTATGTTATTCTACTTAAAGTTCGTGCAGCTAAGGGAACAAAAGGTATTTACCGGGATGCTCTGACATAA
- a CDS encoding glycoside hydrolase family 2 protein encodes MKFKFTFILFVLIGQFFSLTAREVTSFNEGWLFKRGPFSKDPVKASAQWNGKWDAVNLPHTWNAKDMQVKAASFYEGVGYYKKKQFFGEELKRKRVFLRFEGVGANTEVYVNGKLVGTHKGGYSAFAFEIGTALKLGTENEIMVKADNTSRPDVIPVNHNLFGVYGGIYRPVWLIVTEQSNITVTDCASPGVYITQKNVSKRSADITVKVKLDNGGLTPADLVLENSLYTQEGKKVLSHRLPLKLTPQGIQTYASTFKLSKPHLWQGRKDPYLYKVVSRLISDGEVIDEVIQPLGVRKYEIVAGKGFYLNGEKYPMYGVTRHQDWWVLGSALTNQEHDFDLAQIMDVGATTVRFAHYQQSDYLYSRCDSLGLVIWAEIPFVNRVTGYEAENAQSQLRELIRQSFNHPSIYVWGLHNEVYQPHEYTAGLTQALHNLAKTEDPDRYTVAVNGFGHAEHAVNQNTDIQGMNRYFGWYERKLQDIEPWVKGLEEKYPWQKLMLTEYGADANLEHQTEYLGDALNWGKPFYPETFQTKTHEYQWSVISKHPYIIASYLWNMFDFGVPMWSRGGVPARNLKGLITFDRKIKKDSYYWYKANWSEEPVLYLTQRRNTDRERKQTSVTVYSNIGTPTVYLNGEKLTNVRNGYTNVHYIFDNVTLRQGENIIKAVTTHNGKEYTDEIKWNYTGEKRRSADSRENKNEHAGW; translated from the coding sequence ATGAAGTTCAAATTTACATTCATTTTGTTCGTACTGATCGGGCAGTTTTTCTCTCTTACTGCCCGTGAAGTGACCTCTTTCAATGAAGGATGGTTGTTCAAGCGGGGTCCTTTTTCAAAAGATCCGGTGAAAGCATCCGCTCAATGGAATGGGAAATGGGATGCCGTAAACCTGCCTCATACCTGGAATGCGAAGGACATGCAGGTCAAAGCAGCTTCTTTTTATGAAGGGGTAGGATATTATAAGAAAAAACAGTTTTTTGGAGAGGAACTGAAAAGGAAGCGTGTATTTCTCCGGTTTGAAGGTGTGGGCGCAAACACCGAGGTGTATGTAAACGGGAAGCTTGTCGGAACCCATAAAGGAGGGTACAGCGCTTTTGCCTTTGAAATCGGAACAGCTTTGAAACTGGGAACTGAGAACGAAATTATGGTAAAGGCCGACAATACCTCACGGCCGGATGTTATTCCGGTGAATCACAATCTTTTCGGTGTGTATGGAGGTATTTATCGTCCGGTATGGCTTATCGTCACTGAACAGAGTAACATTACAGTTACCGATTGTGCTTCTCCGGGAGTTTATATTACTCAGAAGAATGTATCGAAACGGTCTGCTGATATTACTGTTAAAGTAAAATTGGATAATGGCGGTCTTACACCGGCTGATTTGGTGCTTGAAAATTCTCTTTATACACAAGAAGGGAAGAAAGTTCTTTCGCACCGTCTTCCTTTGAAATTAACTCCTCAAGGGATACAGACTTATGCTTCCACTTTTAAATTGAGTAAACCTCACCTTTGGCAAGGGCGTAAAGATCCTTATTTATATAAGGTCGTTTCACGTCTGATATCAGATGGGGAAGTTATCGATGAGGTAATCCAACCATTGGGTGTCCGTAAATACGAGATTGTAGCCGGCAAGGGATTTTATCTGAACGGTGAGAAATATCCGATGTATGGTGTAACCCGTCATCAGGATTGGTGGGTATTGGGAAGTGCCCTTACGAATCAGGAGCACGACTTTGATCTAGCTCAGATCATGGATGTGGGAGCAACAACTGTCCGTTTTGCCCATTATCAACAATCGGATTACTTATACTCCCGTTGTGATTCATTGGGACTGGTAATTTGGGCAGAAATACCTTTTGTAAATCGTGTGACAGGATATGAAGCGGAAAATGCACAGTCTCAGCTCCGTGAGTTGATTCGTCAGAGTTTCAATCACCCCTCTATTTATGTATGGGGATTGCATAATGAGGTATATCAACCTCATGAATATACGGCCGGACTGACACAGGCACTTCATAATCTTGCCAAGACGGAGGATCCGGATCGTTATACGGTAGCTGTCAATGGGTTCGGACATGCCGAGCACGCAGTGAACCAAAATACGGACATTCAGGGAATGAACCGGTATTTCGGATGGTATGAGAGGAAACTACAAGACATTGAACCATGGGTGAAAGGGTTGGAAGAGAAATATCCGTGGCAGAAATTGATGTTGACAGAATATGGTGCGGATGCCAATCTGGAACATCAGACTGAATATCTGGGTGATGCATTGAACTGGGGGAAACCTTTCTATCCGGAGACATTTCAAACCAAAACTCATGAATATCAGTGGAGTGTAATCTCGAAACATCCTTATATCATTGCTTCTTATCTCTGGAATATGTTTGACTTTGGCGTACCGATGTGGAGCCGGGGTGGCGTACCTGCCCGTAATTTGAAGGGACTGATAACTTTTGACCGGAAAATCAAGAAGGACTCTTATTACTGGTATAAAGCCAACTGGAGCGAAGAGCCTGTATTATACCTGACTCAACGCCGAAATACAGACCGTGAACGGAAGCAAACTTCTGTGACAGTCTATTCCAATATCGGCACTCCGACAGTATATCTGAATGGAGAGAAACTAACCAACGTCCGCAATGGATATACCAACGTGCATTACATTTTTGACAACGTCACATTGCGACAAGGAGAAAACATCATCAAAGCCGTCACAACACACAACGGAAAAGAATATACCGATGAAATTAAATGGAACTATACCGGTGAAAAGAGACGAAGTGCAGATTCGCGTGAAAACAAGAATGAACATGCAGGATGGTAA
- a CDS encoding TonB-dependent receptor, with translation MTKVEKASGYLFSYDATEINTEQPVSLNCKNEEIRLALRKMFGPTAITFKFQNRKIVLSLSSNEVSTSKKGALKTVTGVVSDATGEPVIGATVIVKGTVNGVLTDMDGKYTIKAREGEVLEFRYIGYNSVEQKVKDKSVINIAMAESNVNLDDVVVIGYGSQKKESVVSSVNTMKPAEIAIPTRSLSNTIAGQVAGVIAIQRSGEPGNDDADFWIRGQSSYAGGTSPLVLVDGVPRSMNDLDTDEIETFTVLKDAAATAVYGSEGANGVVLITTKRGRAQKTIISFNAQYSIATPTRMPELMNSWDYLSMWNEASWNDAGNPDWDTYLQNNAPYSAEALAMYRDGVDPDLYPNSIWTDLLSNNTQNQRYTINLRGGSEKTKFFVSGAYYKENGMFKSNPLDDYNANIGLQRYNLRSNVDMDITPTTKLSVDMSGQYRTQNNPGNTSDQIFKHIILFPTHLVPFVWSDGTASICDTDADGRYNPYNLLNYSGYSKKWSVAMQTKATLKQKLDFITKGLSVQGSISFDADFSSTLKRSMEPDKYTVTGRDENGALIKKLKTEGSPLGEATASQSRGTKKIYIEAQLNYERTFNKKHAVTGTFVYNQKETQYQGSRNSNGTQDVGGLQLLPYRKQNIVLRGTYAYDNRYVLEASFGATGSENFAPGNRWGIFPAVGAAWNVHAEKFMQKENIMNILSKLRLRASYGLTGNDNTGSSRFVYRELLTNSGTQNLGLSAGTGGKAVNGIGRIYENTFAAPYLSWEKEKKTNFGIDLGLFRGRVDITADYFSNRRENILISRVTIPTATGFRVNPWQNFGITTNKGFDASVTIKHNIGKDWTLSARGNITYAVNKIVEKDEIPQAYPWLAQTGTSIGTNKIYVADGLFTNQDFIITQRNDGSYNYKLKDGIASYSADVKPGDIRYKDLNNDGRITDDDQTYYSGIYPNNPQIVYGFGVNVQYKGIYAGAFFQGVGRASTNLKANTDYFVPFAKGKDQSSARIQATDHWSASNPNNTDVLYPRLHTNNYSNNTLNSTWWYRDASFLRLKNVELGYQFDKKLVQKWKMQNLRIYVQGSNLAVWDHIKMWDPEIGNSGARYPINATWTFGLDVTF, from the coding sequence ATGACAAAAGTAGAAAAGGCTTCGGGATATTTATTCTCTTACGATGCGACTGAAATAAACACAGAGCAACCGGTCAGTTTGAACTGTAAGAACGAAGAAATACGTCTGGCACTTCGTAAAATGTTCGGACCGACTGCTATCACATTCAAATTTCAGAACCGTAAAATTGTGTTGTCGCTTTCTTCTAACGAAGTTTCAACATCTAAGAAAGGAGCGCTCAAAACCGTTACCGGTGTTGTTTCCGATGCAACCGGAGAACCTGTTATCGGAGCCACAGTAATAGTGAAAGGCACTGTCAACGGTGTATTGACCGATATGGATGGTAAATATACCATTAAGGCAAGAGAAGGTGAAGTGTTGGAATTCCGCTATATTGGCTATAACAGTGTTGAGCAGAAAGTGAAGGATAAAAGCGTTATCAACATAGCCATGGCAGAATCAAATGTAAACTTGGACGATGTGGTCGTTATCGGTTATGGTTCACAGAAGAAGGAAAGTGTCGTATCTTCTGTCAACACGATGAAGCCTGCGGAGATTGCCATCCCGACACGCAGCTTGTCAAATACGATTGCCGGTCAGGTGGCAGGTGTGATTGCTATCCAGCGTTCCGGAGAACCGGGAAATGATGATGCTGATTTCTGGATTCGCGGTCAAAGCTCATACGCCGGTGGTACAAGTCCTTTGGTGCTGGTGGACGGTGTTCCCCGTAGTATGAACGATCTTGATACGGACGAAATAGAGACGTTCACTGTTTTGAAAGATGCTGCCGCCACTGCTGTATACGGTTCGGAAGGAGCCAACGGTGTAGTTTTGATAACTACCAAACGTGGTCGCGCGCAAAAAACGATTATCAGTTTCAATGCACAATACAGTATTGCTACTCCTACCCGTATGCCGGAGTTGATGAACTCTTGGGATTACCTGTCAATGTGGAATGAAGCATCTTGGAATGATGCGGGCAATCCTGATTGGGACACCTATTTGCAAAACAATGCCCCATACAGTGCAGAAGCGTTGGCTATGTATCGGGACGGTGTTGATCCGGATTTATACCCGAATTCTATCTGGACAGATCTGTTATCCAACAATACACAGAATCAGCGCTATACGATTAATCTGCGAGGAGGTTCGGAGAAAACAAAATTCTTTGTATCAGGAGCTTACTACAAGGAAAACGGTATGTTCAAATCGAACCCCTTGGACGATTACAATGCCAATATCGGTCTGCAACGTTATAATTTACGTTCCAATGTAGATATGGATATCACTCCGACAACCAAACTTTCCGTGGATATGAGTGGGCAATATAGAACTCAGAATAATCCAGGAAACACTTCTGATCAGATATTCAAGCATATCATACTTTTCCCAACTCATCTGGTTCCTTTTGTCTGGTCAGATGGCACCGCATCTATTTGTGATACGGATGCAGACGGACGTTATAATCCATACAACCTACTGAACTACTCCGGTTATTCCAAGAAGTGGTCTGTAGCTATGCAAACCAAGGCAACCTTGAAGCAAAAACTTGATTTCATTACCAAAGGATTGTCTGTTCAAGGTAGTATCAGTTTTGATGCCGATTTCAGTTCTACCTTAAAACGTTCGATGGAACCGGATAAATATACGGTTACAGGTCGGGATGAGAATGGAGCACTTATTAAAAAGTTAAAAACAGAGGGAAGCCCGCTCGGAGAAGCTACCGCCAGCCAAAGCCGCGGAACGAAAAAGATATACATTGAAGCACAATTGAACTATGAGCGCACTTTCAATAAGAAACATGCGGTTACGGGAACTTTTGTATATAATCAGAAGGAAACTCAATACCAAGGATCTAGAAACTCTAATGGAACACAAGATGTGGGAGGCTTGCAGCTATTGCCTTACCGCAAGCAGAATATTGTGCTGCGTGGAACTTACGCTTATGACAATCGATATGTACTGGAAGCCAGTTTTGGTGCGACCGGTAGTGAGAACTTTGCTCCCGGTAACCGCTGGGGTATTTTCCCGGCAGTAGGTGCTGCTTGGAATGTACATGCCGAGAAATTTATGCAAAAGGAGAATATCATGAATATTCTGAGTAAGTTGCGTTTAAGAGCTTCTTATGGTCTTACGGGTAACGATAATACGGGATCTTCCCGCTTTGTATATAGGGAATTATTGACAAATAGTGGAACACAAAACTTGGGTTTAAGCGCCGGTACAGGTGGAAAGGCCGTGAATGGTATAGGACGTATTTATGAAAACACTTTTGCTGCTCCGTATCTTAGCTGGGAGAAGGAAAAGAAAACCAATTTCGGTATCGATTTAGGTTTATTCCGAGGACGTGTGGATATTACAGCCGATTATTTCAGTAATCGCCGTGAAAATATCCTGATTTCGAGAGTCACTATTCCTACTGCTACCGGTTTCCGTGTAAATCCTTGGCAGAACTTCGGTATTACAACGAATAAAGGTTTTGATGCAAGTGTTACCATCAAACACAATATTGGCAAAGACTGGACCCTTTCGGCCAGAGGTAACATAACCTACGCAGTCAATAAGATTGTTGAAAAAGATGAAATTCCTCAAGCGTATCCGTGGCTTGCTCAAACCGGCACATCTATCGGAACCAATAAGATATATGTTGCGGATGGTCTGTTTACCAATCAGGATTTTATTATCACCCAAAGAAATGACGGAAGTTACAATTATAAATTGAAAGATGGAATCGCATCTTATTCTGCTGACGTAAAACCGGGTGATATCAGATACAAAGATTTGAATAATGATGGGCGTATCACTGACGACGATCAGACTTATTATAGCGGTATTTATCCGAATAACCCGCAGATCGTTTACGGCTTTGGGGTGAATGTACAATATAAAGGTATCTATGCCGGAGCCTTCTTCCAGGGAGTAGGTAGAGCGTCTACCAACCTGAAAGCCAATACGGATTACTTTGTCCCATTTGCCAAAGGAAAAGACCAATCTTCCGCACGTATACAAGCTACCGACCATTGGAGTGCAAGCAACCCCAACAACACGGACGTGTTGTATCCCCGTTTGCATACCAATAATTATAGCAACAATACTTTGAATAGTACATGGTGGTATCGTGATGCCAGCTTCCTTCGTCTGAAGAATGTTGAATTAGGATATCAGTTTGACAAGAAACTGGTACAAAAATGGAAAATGCAGAATCTTCGCATATATGTACAGGGAAGCAATCTTGCCGTATGGGATCATATTAAGATGTGGGATCCGGAAATTGGAAACAGTGGTGCAAGATACCCGATTAATGCGACTTGGACATTTGGTCTTGACGTAACTTTTTAA
- a CDS encoding RagB/SusD family nutrient uptake outer membrane protein yields the protein MNIIKTVCTAAAFSLVGMLASCSDYLDVSKELARNLDKEEVFSKAKYIKQWYAEIYQTCPNYSETGYDVQNSNGTVNAQAIYSGELVCAHPNVLKFGQNTYTPNSTTHNRWWNCYKQIRQAMIFLEMAPESIGDPIDVEGYISAEEMRRYKADVTYLLAYNYFLLFELYGPTPIITEVADPSNENVDYERASVDEMVGHIDQLLASVIDGEYRDDLPETLKTGTAEDFTHDNSAYNLQEILRPTKAAALALRARLWVYAASPLFNGGYKEALSLTNKDGKRLFPDKDDEKWKTAKRHLEALLSFADAHGMHLYYSEDKDPNTSIYELFQYYNDEILWANGNNDYNNALGGYKMEDRTTPGDIPGGMGNVGFYQNIIDLFFTDKGLDISEDPDYNENGFKDWVNVCNEKGHKDKHIFNMYVNREPRFYADVTYEGKSWHIQRSGYPDWGAYFSKGGAGYKDQTMHARAGYLLYKFNNRTLMKEGSKPTTWGRPWIYFRLADFYLYYAEVCNEINENDPNIIKYLDLVRERAGIPGYRTLAAEGKKNIIGNQDLQREAIYRERIIEMLGEGNYYFDMHRWMRAGWSQDETTGEWIKDCEDKLLIRYGMDISKPAVKKFNSAKNTASEFSDAIGTGSYYNRIVVDRYPWSKAMLLYPIPYNEMQKSELTVQNPLWN from the coding sequence ATGAATATTATAAAAACAGTATGTACGGCAGCGGCTTTTTCATTGGTCGGCATGTTGGCCTCTTGTTCTGATTATTTGGATGTTTCTAAGGAACTTGCCAGAAATCTGGATAAGGAAGAGGTGTTCTCAAAAGCTAAATATATCAAACAGTGGTATGCAGAAATTTACCAAACCTGTCCCAATTATTCGGAAACAGGATATGATGTTCAGAATAGCAACGGTACCGTTAATGCGCAAGCTATCTATTCCGGAGAATTGGTTTGTGCGCATCCCAACGTATTGAAATTCGGGCAAAATACGTATACTCCCAATTCGACAACTCATAATCGTTGGTGGAATTGTTACAAGCAGATTCGTCAGGCAATGATATTCTTAGAGATGGCTCCGGAGAGTATTGGTGATCCGATAGATGTTGAAGGATATATTTCAGCAGAAGAAATGCGCCGTTACAAAGCAGATGTTACTTACCTGCTCGCATATAACTATTTCTTGTTATTTGAGCTTTATGGTCCTACACCTATTATCACAGAGGTTGCCGACCCGTCTAATGAAAATGTTGATTATGAACGTGCTTCTGTTGATGAGATGGTAGGGCATATCGACCAGTTGCTGGCGTCTGTAATAGACGGTGAATATAGAGATGATCTGCCTGAAACCCTAAAGACAGGTACGGCTGAAGATTTTACTCATGACAACAGCGCATATAATCTTCAGGAGATCCTGCGTCCTACAAAAGCTGCCGCTTTGGCGTTGCGTGCCCGTTTATGGGTATATGCCGCTTCCCCGTTATTCAATGGTGGCTATAAAGAAGCATTGAGCTTAACAAACAAGGATGGAAAGCGGCTTTTCCCTGATAAGGATGATGAAAAATGGAAAACAGCGAAAAGACATCTGGAAGCTCTGTTGAGTTTTGCCGATGCACATGGCATGCATTTGTATTACTCTGAGGATAAAGATCCTAATACGTCCATCTATGAACTGTTCCAATACTATAACGATGAGATTCTTTGGGCAAACGGAAACAATGACTATAACAATGCTCTTGGCGGATACAAGATGGAAGACCGTACGACTCCCGGTGATATTCCCGGCGGAATGGGAAACGTCGGTTTCTATCAGAATATCATCGATTTGTTCTTCACGGATAAAGGATTGGATATCAGTGAAGACCCGGATTATAACGAGAATGGATTTAAAGACTGGGTAAATGTTTGCAATGAGAAGGGACATAAAGACAAGCACATTTTTAACATGTATGTAAATCGGGAACCTCGTTTTTATGCCGATGTCACGTATGAAGGCAAAAGTTGGCACATACAGAGAAGTGGATACCCGGATTGGGGAGCATACTTCAGTAAAGGTGGAGCAGGATATAAAGACCAGACAATGCATGCAAGAGCCGGTTATTTGCTGTATAAGTTCAACAATCGTACACTTATGAAAGAGGGCTCAAAGCCGACCACTTGGGGACGTCCTTGGATTTATTTCCGGTTGGCAGACTTCTATTTATATTATGCGGAAGTATGTAATGAAATTAACGAGAATGATCCGAATATTATCAAATATCTGGATTTGGTGCGTGAGCGTGCAGGTATTCCCGGTTATAGAACGCTGGCAGCAGAGGGGAAAAAGAATATTATTGGAAACCAAGATTTGCAGCGCGAAGCTATCTATCGTGAACGCATTATTGAGATGCTGGGAGAAGGAAACTATTACTTCGATATGCACAGATGGATGCGTGCAGGATGGTCACAGGATGAAACGACCGGTGAATGGATTAAAGATTGTGAAGACAAGCTGTTGATACGTTATGGTATGGATATCAGTAAGCCGGCTGTAAAAAAATTCAATAGTGCTAAAAATACAGCTAGCGAGTTTAGTGATGCGATCGGTACCGGTTCATATTACAATCGGATTGTTGTCGACAGATATCCGTGGTCAAAGGCTATGTTGTTGTATCCTATACCTTACAATGAAATGCAGAAGAGTGAGTTGACGGTTCAAAATCCGTTATGGAATTAA